The following is a genomic window from Polaribacter atrinae.
AAGCAATACATCATATTCTTGTAAATAGTTTTCGATTTTCGATTTTAAAACAGGTTTATCATCTGTAATATGTGCCGTTTCAGAAGGGATATTCAGTCTCTCTAACAAAGACACTAAAGTAAACACGTTACTTCTTCTAATCTGATGTGCTTGCGGAATTTCATCTACGCCAACCAATTCATCACCCGTAGAAACAATCATTACTTTTGGTTGTTTTGCAACTTTTACAAAAGATTTACCAACAGTTGCTAGCACGCCTATTTCTGCTGCATATATCTTGGTGTTTTCTTCAATTAATAAATCGCCAACTTTACCATCTTTCCCTTTTGCATGCACATTCTGAGCATCATTTATTACATCAACACTAATCGTTGCAATTCCATTTTTTATGGTAACATCTTCATACCTAATAACAATATTGGCATTGTTTGGTAAAACTGCCCCTGTCATTACTTCTATACAAGTCTCTGAATTATTTAACGAAATTTGCTCGCTTCCTGCAGCTTGAATCCCCTCAATTTTAAAAGCCCGTTGTCCATTTTTAAATGAAGTATAATCAATAGTGATTCCATCCATAGAAACTCTATTAAATGGCGGAAAATCTCTATCGGCAAGAATTTTTTCTTTTAGAATTCTACCTACAGATTTTATAAACGGAACCTCTTCAATTCCAAAATCTCGACTTGAATTTAAAACAGTTTCTAAAGCTTTTTCTACTGAAATCATTTGTATAAAATGTGTAATTGTTTATTTGTGTAATCGTGTAATTATTCAAGCGTTTTCCACAATTAAACAATTACAAGATTATACTTTTACTATCCTCCAATTGTACTCATACTTTCAGAAGCGCCACCATCTTTTCTATTTGCTTCTGCTATAAAACCATTTTCTGGCTTCTGTTTTACCAAACCTAAAAAAAGTTCTTTTAAATCGTCATTAGATGCGCCCTCTCTTATAAAATCTCTCAAATTAAAAACACCGGCATCAAACAAACAATTTTTAAAAGTTCCGGTAGATGTTATTCTAATTCTATTACAATCATTGCAAATAGTTCTTGTAAAAGCAGGTATAATTCCAAAAGTACCAACATGATTATCTATTTGGTAATTTCTAGAAGTTGATGATTTTTCAGACTGAATTTCATTTACATTAAACGCCGTTTTTACCTCATTTAAAATCTTATTAAAAGTCCAGTTTTCTTTCATTTCTCGTTGCCCTTTTCCATTAAAAGGCATTTCTTCAATAAAACGAACAGCAACATTTTTATCCTTTGTTAATCTTACAAAGTCTACAATTTCATCGGTATTAAAACCTGATTGCACTACTACATTTAACTTTAAATCTAAACTACTTTTCTCTAGTAATTCAAAGGTTTTATAAACTTCAGGAAAAACATCTCTTCTTGTAATTTTCGCAAACTTTTCTCGATCTAAACTATCAATACTTAAATTGATTTTTTTTACTTTTTCTAATTGTTCAATCTTAGAAATATGATGAGAAATTAACGCACCATTTGTAGTAATATTAATTTCATCTAATAAATCATTAAAAGACAACATCTCTAAAAACCCAACAAAATCTTTACGTACAAAAGGTTCTCCACCTGTTAAACGCACTTTATCAACACCCAATTCTGTTAACACTCTAATTAAGCGATACATTTCTTTAAAGGTTAATAACTCTTGTCTTGGTACAATATCTATTCCGTGAGCAGGCATACAATATTGGCATCGCAAGTTACAGCGATCTGTAACTGCTAATCGAACATATTCCATTTGACGACCAAAATTGTCTAGTAACTTGCTCATTTAGTTGGGTAGTTTTTTACTTAAAAGTCCATAAATAAACGCACCTAAAAGTGCACCTACTAATAAAATTAAAGCCGGAATTAATTTAAAGCCAAGAATTACAAAAATAGGTGCAGCACAAGCTCCAGATATCCCCCAACCTAAGCCAAAAAATGTTCCTCCTAAAATAGTGCTAACAAAACCTTTTTTCTTTGGTTTTGGAACGATTTTATTTCCGTTAATATCTTTTATTTTGCCACTTTTAAACAACTGCATAAAAACCATTGAAATTACAACGGCTCCTCCGATAATTCCAAACATATGAAAAGATTGAAACTTAAACATTTCGTAAAATCGATACCAAGAAATGGCTTCACTTTTACTCAATACAATGGCAAAAAAGATTCCTAATAGTAAGAATTTGATGTTTTTCATTTTGAATATATTTTAAATTTTCAATTAACTTCTCTACTGCGCTCGAAGAGAAAAATTGAACATAATTATTTTTTTTAATGCCAATTATAGGCTAAAATAACATTGGAATTATAAACCAGGTAGCAATCATTCCACCAATAAAAAAACCAATTACTGCTAACAAAGACGGTAATTCTAAATTACTTAAACCTGTAATTGCATGACCAGAAGTACAACCACCTGCATAACGCGTTCCAAAACCAACAAAGATTCCTGATACCAAAAGAATTAAAAATCCTTTGATTGACAAGAATGATTCTGCTCCAAAAATTTCGTCAGGAAAATATTGATTCCCAACATTCGAAAACCCTAATTCTGTAAGTTCTTTAACCGTTGTAGGATTCAAATCTACTGTTTGATTCGGAATTAAATACTTAGCAGAAATAACACCTCCAATAATTAACCCAACCACAAACATTAATGCAAAATCTCGGTCCTTCCAATCTTTCTTAAAATAGTCTGAAACTTTACCGGCTCCAGCCATTGTACAAAGCGTTTCAAAATTTGTAGAAGCACCAAAATTTCTACCAAAATAGAAATACAATAAAAGCGAAATTGCTATTAACGGTCCTCCAACATACCAAGCCCAAGGTTGTAATATAAAATCCATAATTTCTTTCATTTTTTCTCGATACGATTCTGATAAAAATCAAAATCAATCGAACTGATATTCATTTAAAGTGTATCCTCTAAATAATTCATAATTAATTTTGTAGCCTTAAGGTTATCTGCAATATATCTTTTATTGATAACTCCCGTTAACTTTCTAAAATTCTCATCTTCTTTTAGGTTGATGAAATTCGTTGTAAATTCTTCTTGGTTTTTAATAGAAATGCAACCTCCTATTTTAACCAAATCTACGGCTTCTTTAAATTTGTCGTATTTATCTCCAATCACTACAGGAATTCCGAAAGTTGCGGGTTCTAAAATATTATGTAAACCTGTTTTTAAACCTCCACCAACATACGCAAGATCTGCAGCTGCATATATTTTGGTTAAAATTCCAATTGTATCAATAATAAAAACGCTGTACTCTGATAAATTTTTATCAGCTTTAGCTGAATATAAAACAGTTTTTTTGTTGATAGATTTCTGCAGTTCTAAAATTGCTTCTTGTTTAATATTGTGAGGCGCAATAATAAACTTCTCATCTTCGGATGCATTATTATTGATGTAATTTACCAACAACGCTTCATCTTCTTGCCACGTACTGCCTGCCACAACAGTATATTTACCGTCTTTAAACTGGTTGATAAAATCTAGAGAGTTATCTTGTTCTAAAATCTTAGAAACTCTATCAAAACGAGTATCACCAGCAACAGTTACATTATTAAAATTAATTGAGCTTAGTAATTTTTTGGAGTTTTCATCCTGCACAAAAAAGTGATGGAAAGCTTTTAATGAATCTCTCATAAAACCACCATAACTTTTAAAGAAGAGTTGTTTTTCTCTTAAAATACCTGAAACTAAAATGGTAGGAATTTCTTTTCGTTTTAATTCGTTTAAAAGATTTGGCCAAAATTCATACTTTATAAAAACTGCCAATTTAGGATTTACAGTTTCAATAAACTTTTTGGCATTCGATTTTGAATCTAAAGGCAAATAACAAACCACATCTGCTAAGTTGTAATTCTTTCTAATTTCATAACCAGATGGAGAAAAGAAAGTAACTAAAATTTTATAGGTAGGATAATTAGCCTTTATTTCTTCTATAATAGGTCTTGCTTGCTCAAACTCCCCTAAAGAAGCTGCATGAAACCAAATAGTTTCAGAATTCTTTAATGCAGCTATTTTAGAAAAAGTTTCTTTTCTGCCAGCTACAAAAAGCTTTATTTTCTTACTGAACATTGCCACCAACGGCAATAAAACAGAGGCTTTAAAAACGAGTATATTGTATAAAAATTTCATTAATGTAAAAGTACAAATTCAACCTAAATTAGAAGCATAAAAAAACGCTCAAACAGAATTGTTTGAGCGTTTTAATTATAATAGTCTTAATTTCTTAAACTTCAAAAGGAGTTATAGAAACATAAGATCTGTTATCTTTTTTCTTACGGAATTCTACAACACCGTCAACCTTTGCATGTAAAGTATGATCTTTACCCATGTAAACGTTTTCTCCTGGATTGTGAGTTGTTCCTCTTTGACGAACAATAATGTTCCCTGCAATTGCAGCTTGTCCACCAAATATTTTTACACCTAGACGTTTCGATTCTGATTCTCTACCATTCTTCGAACTACCTACACCTTTTTTATGTGCCATGTTATTGAGTTTTTATAGGTTAAAGTTAAATTATTAGGAATTATTTTTCAATACCTCCGTCTAATCTATCTTGTAATTCTTTTAATTCATCCCACTTACCTTCTGCAGCTAAACCAGCTTGTTTAGGCCAAGTAGTTGTTACGATATGAGATAATCTAGAACTAGCTTCTGTTAAGATTTCACTCAATTTTGCTGGATCTGCTTTTGCTACTTTTGCAAAAGTATCTAATCCTGCACCTACTAAAGCTTCAGCAGCTTTAGGTCCAGCACCTTCAATTTTCTTTAAGTCGTCTGCTTTAGCAGATTTCTTTGGAGCAGCTTTAGTTGCCTTTGGAGCAGCTTTTTTACTACCTGAAGCAGCAATAGATTCGATAAGAATCTCGCTTAAAAATTGTCTGTGTCCGTTTTTCTTAATGTACCCTTTTCTTCTTTTCTTCTTGAAAACGATTACTTTATCACCTTTTAAGTGACTTAAAATTTGAGCTGTTACTGAAGCTCCTTCTATAGCTGGGGCGCCAATTGTTACATTACCTTTTTCATCAAGTAAAAGAACGTTATCAAAAGTAACTTTTGATCCTACTTCTCCTTGTAAACGGTGAACGTATACTTTTTGGTCTTTTGCAACTT
Proteins encoded in this region:
- the rplU gene encoding 50S ribosomal protein L21, producing the protein MYAIVEMAGQQFKVAKDQKVYVHRLQGEVGSKVTFDNVLLLDEKGNVTIGAPAIEGASVTAQILSHLKGDKVIVFKKKRRKGYIKKNGHRQFLSEILIESIAASGSKKAAPKATKAAPKKSAKADDLKKIEGAGPKAAEALVGAGLDTFAKVAKADPAKLSEILTEASSRLSHIVTTTWPKQAGLAAEGKWDELKELQDRLDGGIEK
- a CDS encoding molybdopterin molybdotransferase MoeA, with protein sequence MISVEKALETVLNSSRDFGIEEVPFIKSVGRILKEKILADRDFPPFNRVSMDGITIDYTSFKNGQRAFKIEGIQAAGSEQISLNNSETCIEVMTGAVLPNNANIVIRYEDVTIKNGIATISVDVINDAQNVHAKGKDGKVGDLLIEENTKIYAAEIGVLATVGKSFVKVAKQPKVMIVSTGDELVGVDEIPQAHQIRRSNVFTLVSLLERLNIPSETAHITDDKPVLKSKIENYLQEYDVLLFSGAVSKGKYDFLPEVFDELGVEKLFHKITQRPGKPFFYGKTDECNVFGFPGNPISTFVNCLAYFYPWYYKSVGLEVEQETAILSDDVIFKPNLTYFLQVKLNSVLGDLIATPITGNGSGDLASLVKTDAFIQLPNDKVEFKKGEVYKVIRYR
- a CDS encoding 3-deoxy-D-manno-octulosonic acid transferase, coding for MKFLYNILVFKASVLLPLVAMFSKKIKLFVAGRKETFSKIAALKNSETIWFHAASLGEFEQARPIIEEIKANYPTYKILVTFFSPSGYEIRKNYNLADVVCYLPLDSKSNAKKFIETVNPKLAVFIKYEFWPNLLNELKRKEIPTILVSGILREKQLFFKSYGGFMRDSLKAFHHFFVQDENSKKLLSSINFNNVTVAGDTRFDRVSKILEQDNSLDFINQFKDGKYTVVAGSTWQEDEALLVNYINNNASEDEKFIIAPHNIKQEAILELQKSINKKTVLYSAKADKNLSEYSVFIIDTIGILTKIYAAADLAYVGGGLKTGLHNILEPATFGIPVVIGDKYDKFKEAVDLVKIGGCISIKNQEEFTTNFINLKEDENFRKLTGVINKRYIADNLKATKLIMNYLEDTL
- a CDS encoding YeeE/YedE family protein, with the protein product MDFILQPWAWYVGGPLIAISLLLYFYFGRNFGASTNFETLCTMAGAGKVSDYFKKDWKDRDFALMFVVGLIIGGVISAKYLIPNQTVDLNPTTVKELTELGFSNVGNQYFPDEIFGAESFLSIKGFLILLVSGIFVGFGTRYAGGCTSGHAITGLSNLELPSLLAVIGFFIGGMIATWFIIPMLF
- the moaA gene encoding GTP 3',8-cyclase MoaA, which gives rise to MSKLLDNFGRQMEYVRLAVTDRCNLRCQYCMPAHGIDIVPRQELLTFKEMYRLIRVLTELGVDKVRLTGGEPFVRKDFVGFLEMLSFNDLLDEINITTNGALISHHISKIEQLEKVKKINLSIDSLDREKFAKITRRDVFPEVYKTFELLEKSSLDLKLNVVVQSGFNTDEIVDFVRLTKDKNVAVRFIEEMPFNGKGQREMKENWTFNKILNEVKTAFNVNEIQSEKSSTSRNYQIDNHVGTFGIIPAFTRTICNDCNRIRITSTGTFKNCLFDAGVFNLRDFIREGASNDDLKELFLGLVKQKPENGFIAEANRKDGGASESMSTIGG
- a CDS encoding YeeE/YedE thiosulfate transporter family protein — translated: MKNIKFLLLGIFFAIVLSKSEAISWYRFYEMFKFQSFHMFGIIGGAVVISMVFMQLFKSGKIKDINGNKIVPKPKKKGFVSTILGGTFFGLGWGISGACAAPIFVILGFKLIPALILLVGALLGAFIYGLLSKKLPN
- the rpmA gene encoding 50S ribosomal protein L27, translated to MAHKKGVGSSKNGRESESKRLGVKIFGGQAAIAGNIIVRQRGTTHNPGENVYMGKDHTLHAKVDGVVEFRKKKDNRSYVSITPFEV